A single window of Oreochromis aureus strain Israel breed Guangdong linkage group 7, ZZ_aureus, whole genome shotgun sequence DNA harbors:
- the LOC120441211 gene encoding uncharacterized protein LOC120441211, which produces MFNSRRPPKQENSPAVLSNPENQMCDTTMSTRSENENSIVVTPDQIMPPINRCFERLNALQWVMIENGTYDSETVAVLADMICEIIQIASNRILKIALPVTQDRMTKEDPEPLDAGKIIPSLGDSISAAIASSLNVPKQRHESADELTRMVEEEISEKVSSTVELITKSPDLPQDPAVYVSGKCSNIKKLHRMVCHAASFLKIHIRKLRSRCVSSGSDSGTESTDSKISVQSAIAEISAILSSSSSDGEMTEKDKDEDEEKTELPDESALTEQDKIKTTAESQSIRAPTPVEVVAADIVNEILGNMNSSSEEPCESCSLPKPAFNAGLIINKVRDFFSRCLPSTSHSGLKARKHRFSMFAKKQFEKMKKELRQVIKTNRKFFVCLQNICKFHKYETVDSDESSLPGSVPETRPQSKEAHRAPSRNTLLRYIRSSPADFDTIRSDVNQLFDKLTKKEELFIIHKTLDNFRNSGATRDFTVELTGKVFDLLMTDRLYQIPEPLMGRSLSDTVISRTPQPAHGSKRPFSAEVLYVLVEDAVEKFLQKLLLWVENEDKNQMIEDKVSEVMEGIQNFIKRTRTPTKETSTDSDGSGRESVSSPQTPKYGSISPEKSSVVPDQPVTPRPWSISPERSSVVLDQPVTPRPWSISPEKSSVVLDQPVTPRPWSISPERSSPAPDQTTQTPKPGSISPQKCSASISRSLKDSSDMSEMRSVSVSSSDAEKISDDLAFFLMMRVIKKSKSKAKPFVSLSEEVETVINRLRDLIQPELSSTESATSLTNNKKKLIKKLAKCLIKEFGSPDNVLKAAIANDSSFDEALIRHLKIRLGVIPSPPKKSKISRLFSAVGKALRKPFRWFTKARDD; this is translated from the exons ATGTTCAACAGTCGGCGTCCTCCAAAACAAGAAAATTCTCCCGCTGTTCTCTCAAACCCggaaaatcaaatgtgtgatacaACCATGTCAACACGCAGCGAAAATGAAAATTCGATTGTGGTCACACCAGACCAGATCATGCCACCTATAAACAGGTGCTTTGAAAGGCTCAATGCACTTCAGTGGGTCATGATAGAAAATGGCACATACGACTCGGAGACCGTAGCGGTGCTCGCTGATATGATTTGTGAAATCATTCAGATCGCCTCTAACAGAATCCTCAAAATTGCCCTTCCTGTTACTCAGGATCGCATGACGAAGGAAGATCCAGAGCCTTTAGATGCAGGGAAAATAATCCCGTCCCTCGGAGACTCGATCTCAGCCGCCATCGCCAGCTCGCTTAATGTCCCGAAACAGCGACATGAGAGCGCTGACGAGCTGACACGGATGGTTGAGGAAGAGATCTCCGAAAAGGTCAGCTCAACAGTTGAACTCATTACAAAAAGCCCCGATCTCCCGCAAGACCCCGCCGTTTATGTTAGCGGGAAATGTAGTAATATTAAAAAGCTGCACCGCATGGTTTGTCACGCTGCCTCGTTCCTTAAAATACATATACGTAAGCTGCGCTCCCGGTGCGTGTCAAGCGGGTCTGATTCCGGTACAGAAAGTACGGATTCAAAGATATCAGTGCAATCAGCAATCGCAGAGATTTCTGCGATTCTGTCATCAAGCAGCTCAGATGGAGAGATGACagaaaaagataaagatgaggatgaggaaaaaactgagctccCAGACGAATCAGCTCTAACAGaacaagacaaaataaaaacaactgcaGAGAGCCAAAGTATCCGAGCTCCAACGCCAGTAGAAGTGGTTGCAGCTGACATCGTAAATGAGATACTTGGGAACATGAATTCAAGCAGTGAAGAGCCCTGTGAGAGCTGTAGCTTACCCAAACCTGCCTTTAATGCAGGATTAATCATCAACAAGGTGAGAGACTTCTTCTCTAGATGTTTGCCATCCACCTCACACTCAGGGCTCAAAGCACGCAAACACCGCTTTTCCATGTTTGCgaaaaaacagtttgaaaaaatgaaaaaagagctgAGACAAGTaataaagacaaacaggaaattttttgtttgtctacAAAACATTTGCAAGTTCCACAAGTATGAAACAGTGGACTCCGATGAAAGTAGCCTCCCAGGGTCAGTCCCAGAAACTCGTCCCCAGAGTAAAGAGGCTCATCGAGCCCCTTCCCGAAACACGCTGCTTCGTTACATACGTTCTTCTCCAGCCGACTTTGACACCATTAGGTCAGACGTTAATCAGTTGTTTGACAAATTAACAAAGAAGGAAGAACTCTTCATCATCCATAAAACATTGGACAACTTCAGAAATAGTGGGGCAACCAGAGATTTTACTGTGGAGTTGACGGGAAAAGTATTTGATCTACTTATGACGGATCGACTGTATCAAATCCCTGAACCTCTAATGGGTAGATCCCTCTCAGATACAGTCATCTCCAGGACTCCACAACCAGCACATGGCTCAAAGCGTCCCTTTTCTGCTGAAGTCCTCTATGTCCTCGTAGAAGACGCAGTAGAAAAGTTTTTACAAAAGCTTTTACTCTGGGTGGAGAACGAAGACAAAAATCAAATGATTGAGGACAAGGTTTCTGAGGTGATGGAAGGCATCCAGAactttattaaaagaacaaGGACGCCGACAAAGGAAACAAGCACAGATTCAGATGGCAGTGGAAGAGAATCTGTTTCATCACCTCAAACACCAAAATATGGGAGCATTTCCCCAGAAAAATCCTCTGTGGTACCTGATCAGCCTGTAACACCAAGACCTTGGAGCATTTCCCCAGAAAGATCCTCTGTGGTACTTGATCAGCCTGTAACACCAAGACCTTGGAGCATTTCCCCAGAAAAATCCTCTGTGGTACTTGATCAGCCTGTAACAC CAAGACCTTGGAGCATTTCCCCAGAAAGATCCTCTCCTGCACCCGATCAAACAACTCAAACACCAAAACCTGGGAGCATTTCTCCGCAAAAATGCTCTGCTAGCATTTCACGCTCTCTCAAGGATTCCTCTGACATGTCAGAGATGCGTTCTGTGTCAGTGTCATCTTCTGATGCTGAGAAAATTTCCGATGACCTCGCTTTTTTCCTCATGATGAGAGTCATcaaaaaatctaaatctaagGCCAAACCGTTTGTGTCTCTGTCAGAAGAAGTAGAGACGGTCATCAACCGTCTGAGAGATCTGATACAGCCTGAACTAAGCAGCACAGAGTCTGCCACAAGTCTGACAAATAACAAGAAAAAGTTAATCAAGAAACTAGCCAAATGCCTCATCAAGGAGTTTGGCTCCCCAGACAATGTCTTAAAGGCTGCGATAGCAAATGATTCGTCTTTTGATGAGGCTCTGATAAGGCATCTAAAAATCCGCCTTGGAGTCATCCCCAGTCCTCccaaaaagtccaaaatttcCAGGTTGTTTTCAGCTGTGGGAAAAGCTCTGCGAAAACCCTTTAGGTGGTTCACTAAAGCCAGAGATGATTAA